The genomic interval TCTTTTATTATAAGCATGGACTGTTTCATGATGTTGTTCCCAAGTTTGATTCTTGTACTAGTACCTTGATTGTATACTCTCAATTTTGCAGTTTTTGGATGCCCCCATCTAGTTGGATACCATGGTTTTGATATAATTGATTTGTGTTGCCAATATCCTAATTATGAAAactgttattatttttttattatgcacGACAGTTGCAGCAATGTTGCTGAATGAGTTCACTTGTCCTATTAGTTGAATGTTCATTCAATAACATTTTGTCTTAAATCTATATAGGTGGGCGCTCCTGCTCGTGTTGGTTTGGTTGCTCCAATTGATGTCGTTGTTCCTCCAGGCAACACAGGTCTCGACCCCTCTCAGACCTCTTTCTTCCAGGTCTGTAATCTCTTCTTCTTTTAAACATCAAAAATTATTGTTGTGGATGTCAAACTTATGTTTATTCTCCACTTTAGGTCCTCAACATTCCTACCAAGATTAACAAGGGTACTGTCGAAATCATTACCCCTGTGGAACTCATTAAGAAAGGAGACAAGGTTGGATCTTCTGAAGCTGCATTGCTTGCCAAGTTGGGCATAAGGCCCTTTTCCTATGGGCTTGTGGTCCTTTCTGTTTATGACAATGGTTCAGTGTTTAGCCCTGAGGTTCTTGACCTCACTGAGGATGCCCTCATTGAGAAATTTGCTATTGGGGTCTCTATGGTTACCTCACTCTCATTGGCCATCTCATACCCAACACTTGCTGCTGCTCCTCACATGCTTGTCAATGCCtacaagaacgttcttgctgTAGCAGTTGCTACAGAATACTCTTCCCCTGAGGCAGACAAGGTTAAGGAGTACTTGAAGGTATTGGCTACAACATATTAATGATCTTAATGCTAAATATTGATCCATTAGTTCCATATTTCTTATTCATTAATTTTGTTCAATGCAGGACCCAAGTAAATTTGCTGTAGCTGCAGTTGCTGCACCAGCTGCTGCTGCTTCCGGTGCTGCCCCTGCTGCTGCCTCCAAGGAGGAGGCAAAGAAGGAAGAGCCAGCTGAAGAATCCGATGACGACATGGGTTTCAGTCTGTTTGATTAAATCCTTTAATTTTGCTATTAGTTTagtgaaatttttaatttttagatttgatgaaattatCCTTGGTTCATTCTAGGTTGgttttcctttttaatattatatatatttattattggcATAATAACTTCCATGTGATTttcatggttttaaattgcatTTGCAAAGCAAATAGCTTTGCTGTATTGAAATAAATCTCCCATTTTAAGAAAAAGATTAGATATTGTTGAGAAAAAAATCATGGACTTTCCATTAAGAGATACTAATGCACTGGGAAATTATTCAATTGAGAACTGCAGTTTTTGCAAGGGAAAATCAGTTAGAAAACGTGATAAACTATTATTGGTTACTGTTGGTAGGATTGATGAAAACCGAACTTGAACTTAGCCAATCTGTTTATTTTATTCCTAACTGAACTGTTTTTTTTGGTTCAGTTCACTTAGTTCTTAtatttctgaactgaactgttTCTTAGATTAAATAAAGGAACTCTTTGTGCATGTAGAACTGAATTGAGTTGATTCTTCCAAACAAAACCAAACTAAGCTTTTAGAAATCTGTTTGCAAATTATTAGCACGTTCACAGAACTCCAATAATATATACATGGGCAAGCTTTTAATAACCAAACACCAAACAGAAACCACTGGCATATGATTTTTTTGGCCAATTCCTCAACATATCACTcacaaatgttttatttaaagaTCTTTGTGGTTAAGTTACTATTAATTTTATGTTGAAAAGGTTGGCTCTTAGGAGACCTGAGGTAAAGTGAAACAGTTTAATACATATCGAAAATTTTCCACCTGAGAAATTTTATCTATCGTTCTTCTTGTTGATGAAATTTAATCTgctgataaatatttttcatgacGAAATATAAAAAGAACTACATGATGAATATTTATTactgaaaaatatatatataaaaaatgagacAAATATTGATTACTGATAAATATCAAAAACATGAAACAAATATGTTATTAATacatcaaaaaagaaaaacatgacACATTTGCaagtgaaaaatataaaaaatacggaaaaaatatttgtgattgatgcttaaaaacaacacaaaaaaaatatttatgatggatatatataaaaaaaacagatGCAAAAATTTGtcactaataaaatataaaaaaatgagatatttatttatcatcaataaatattaaaaatatctacATAATAAAAAGTTGGTATcgatagataaaaaaatataagataaacaTTAGTCACTAATATAAAAATCACaggataaatataaaaagttacatGAGTAATAATTGTcatggacaaaaaaaaaacacaatttattaaAGTCATagcaaatatttgtcattaatatgcaaaataatttaggataaatatttgttgttgAGAAATGAAAAAATGCACGAaacaaagataaatatttagtaTTTCAAGCATATAcggaataaatattttactttaaagagctagttaaaattaatgttttttaatatctaatacataaaaatgaaaataattataatacaataactataaaaataaaaataaattcatacaGGAGGAAGTTATTTGTcacaattaattaatcaattaaatttagtattttcatTTAGGTGGCTCACTCACTCAAGAAACTGATAACAAATTGGGtgtaaaaatgtaaaaatgttttttgaCATTACTctatctaaatatattaatattattgttaatgtatttgacttttttttttctttacatcTCATAATGAAgagaatgaaataaaaaatttacacaatGAGTGAGATTTAAGTGTTCACAGAAATGGAAGTGTGAGTGAACTGTATTAAAACACCAGTTCAGTTTGTGAAATGTCCGTAACAGTTAGGTTCTAATTGCAAtgttatcaaaataaataaaaatgcataGTTAATAGTTAATTGTCGCAACATGTGTAATCATGATAATTTAAACTCCATTCTTCTATCATGGTGGTCTTGTATCTGAGCAATTAAATCTTTGAATGTAAAGGTTAACTTTAatcttttattcaaataaactaatGCTACTTTTTTATAGGCAATGCTATTTTATCATGCATACTGTTTAATATATTGGATTTGGAATCATCTGTGTGATTTAAGCGCAAATTCATTGGTTTGAAATGAATGGAAGTGATACGTTTTACATGGCGTTTTCTCATTTGTAGATTGTTTGGTTTGAATTAAAGAGAGAAGagcaattttaatataaaagaaagagaaaatgaggGATGAAAATTAAAGttcaaacaaacaacaaaacTGGCACAATCcataaattttgatatataaagtTGGTTTGTGTGTGTGAATGTACCAGACAAGACTTGATATAACACCAAATCTTTAAATCATTCATGGAAGGGATGAACTTTAAATAATCATTTCTCATTTGTAGATAGATTGTTTGATAATCTTAATACTCTATCTGGTctttcatataagaaaacatttaattttgagtctcaaatataagaaaaagaTACATATTAATTGTTAGAATTCTTTTTATACCCCTATTTTTAATATGAGATTTATATTTACTAGAACCCACCAAGTGTTCATAAGACATTTAATACTATGGTATGTTTGGAATATTACCAAGTCCCATTAgagaaaataacaaacaaacaaaaaaatatcaaaatcaatgttctcattaattgttttaattttttgattatttttacatacatatatatatatatatatatattaaaaacattaaatattcattaataatattaaaaagataaacatattaaataaaaatataaaactaattcaAACAATAAATACACCTAAAAGTggtaacttt from Cicer arietinum cultivar CDC Frontier isolate Library 1 chromosome 5, Cicar.CDCFrontier_v2.0, whole genome shotgun sequence carries:
- the LOC101504382 gene encoding large ribosomal subunit protein uL10-like, with protein sequence MAVKPTKAEKKIAYDSKLCQLLDDYSQILVVHADNVGSNQLQSIRSGLRGDSVVLMGKNTMMKRSIRIHAEQTGNKTFLNLIPLLVGNVGLIFTKGDLKEVSEEVAKYKVGAPARVGLVAPIDVVVPPGNTGLDPSQTSFFQVLNIPTKINKGTVEIITPVELIKKGDKVGSSEAALLAKLGIRPFSYGLVVLSVYDNGSVFSPEVLDLTEDALIEKFAIGVSMVTSLSLAISYPTLAAAPHMLVNAYKNVLAVAVATEYSSPEADKVKEYLKDPSKFAVAAVAAPAAAASGAAPAAASKEEAKKEEPAEESDDDMGFSLFD